From the genome of Callithrix jacchus isolate 240 chromosome 7, calJac240_pri, whole genome shotgun sequence, one region includes:
- the FAM107B gene encoding protein FAM107B isoform X1, translating into MGLCVEVRLAVMGSLSHPLRDGPPEDSDPKDSYLIPRNIMAEPDYIEDDNPELIRPQKLVNPVKTSRNHQDLHRELLMNQKRGLAPQNKPELQKVMEKRKRDQVIKQKEEEAQKKKSDLEIELLKRQQKLEQLELEKQKLQEEQENAPEFVKVKGNLRRTGQEVAQAQES; encoded by the exons ATGGGACTGTGTGTTGAAGTCAGGCTGGCTGTGATGGGTTCCCTCAGTCACCCTCTGCGAG ACGGCCCACCTGAGGATTCAGACCCTAAGGACTCCTATCTCATTCCGAGAAACATCATGGCCGAGCCAGACTACATTGAAGATGACAATCCTGAACTCATTAGGCCTCAGAAACTGGTCAATCCTGTCAAAACCTCCCGGAACCATCAAGATCTTCACAGAGAACTTCTTATGAATCAAAAAAG GGGTCTTGCTCCTCAGAACAAACCAGAGTTGCAAAAGGTGATGGAAAAAAGAAAGCGAGACCAAGTaataaagcagaaggaagaagaagcACAGAAGAAGAAATCAGACTTGGAAATAGAGCTATTAAAACGGCAGCAGAAGTTGGAGCAG CTTGAACTTGAGAAGCAGAAACTGCAAGAAGAACAAGAAAATGCCCCTGAGTTTGTGAAGGTGAAAGGCAATCTCAGGAGAACAGGCCAAGAAGTCGCCCAAGCCCAGGAGTCCTAG
- the FAM107B gene encoding protein FAM107B isoform X2, which translates to MAEPDYIEDDNPELIRPQKLVNPVKTSRNHQDLHRELLMNQKRGLAPQNKPELQKVMEKRKRDQVIKQKEEEAQKKKSDLEIELLKRQQKLEQLELEKQKLQEEQENAPEFVKVKGNLRRTGQEVAQAQES; encoded by the exons ATGGCCGAGCCAGACTACATTGAAGATGACAATCCTGAACTCATTAGGCCTCAGAAACTGGTCAATCCTGTCAAAACCTCCCGGAACCATCAAGATCTTCACAGAGAACTTCTTATGAATCAAAAAAG GGGTCTTGCTCCTCAGAACAAACCAGAGTTGCAAAAGGTGATGGAAAAAAGAAAGCGAGACCAAGTaataaagcagaaggaagaagaagcACAGAAGAAGAAATCAGACTTGGAAATAGAGCTATTAAAACGGCAGCAGAAGTTGGAGCAG CTTGAACTTGAGAAGCAGAAACTGCAAGAAGAACAAGAAAATGCCCCTGAGTTTGTGAAGGTGAAAGGCAATCTCAGGAGAACAGGCCAAGAAGTCGCCCAAGCCCAGGAGTCCTAG